Proteins encoded by one window of Rutidosis leptorrhynchoides isolate AG116_Rl617_1_P2 chromosome 7, CSIRO_AGI_Rlap_v1, whole genome shotgun sequence:
- the LOC139859675 gene encoding uncharacterized protein, with the protein MVQDSHDHLFFSCTFSAQVWSLILNHIEFPMVTHGWKDFVLLVSPFASRNVASIVVIKLLLAASVYYVWQERNRRLFNKGSRSPVQLYETIYSTVRLKLMSFRWKSTPSALRLKSDWKIS; encoded by the coding sequence ATGGTGCAAGATTCTCATGATCACCTCTTCTTCTCATGCACGTTTTCGGCTCAGGTATGGTCCTTAATTTTAAATCATATTGAGTTTCCTATGGTCACGCATGGATGGAAGGATTTTGTGCTTTTGGTGAGCCCTTTTGCTAGTAGGAATGTGGCTAGTATTGTCGTTATAAAGCTTCTCCTTGCTGCCTCTGTGTACTATGTTTGGCAAGAAAGGAATCGTCGTTTGTTCAACAAAGGCAGTCGTTCTCCGGTGCAGCTTTATGAAACCATTTATTCTACGGTTCGATTGAAGCTGATGAGTTTTAGATGGAAGTCTACTCCGAGTGCTCTTAGGCTAAAATCAGATTGGAAAATATCTTGA